The proteins below are encoded in one region of Polynucleobacter sp. AP-Elch-400A-B2:
- a CDS encoding SDR family NAD(P)-dependent oxidoreductase has translation MPLVPQPFRALIIGSSGSIGTAFMELLEASPNCELVWGLNRNSAQPINYQDLTTIESAAASLIQKGPFQLIINTIGVLHSEHWMPEKKLDDLNAEQLQMLMQTNAIGPGLTIKYFSKLLDPAGSVMATLSAKVGSIEDNRLGGWFSYRASKAALNMLIKTASIEFARTKPNTALVALHPGTVNSRLSKPFKGEQIGRPALDAASDMLAVLLSLQKTDSGSFLSYSGEKLPW, from the coding sequence TTATGGAGTTATTAGAGGCCTCCCCTAATTGCGAGCTTGTTTGGGGCCTAAATCGCAACTCGGCGCAGCCAATCAATTACCAAGATCTCACCACGATTGAATCTGCTGCAGCTAGTCTTATTCAGAAGGGTCCTTTTCAGCTCATCATTAATACGATTGGTGTATTACATTCTGAGCACTGGATGCCTGAAAAGAAATTAGATGATCTCAACGCCGAACAGCTACAGATGTTGATGCAGACCAATGCCATTGGCCCTGGATTGACAATCAAGTATTTCTCCAAATTACTCGACCCAGCGGGGTCCGTTATGGCAACCCTTTCCGCTAAAGTAGGTAGCATTGAGGACAATCGATTGGGTGGCTGGTTTAGCTATCGCGCTTCTAAAGCAGCCCTAAATATGCTGATCAAAACAGCCTCAATTGAATTTGCCAGAACTAAACCCAATACGGCCTTAGTAGCCTTGCATCCGGGAACGGTAAACTCGCGTTTATCTAAGCCTTTTAAAGGCGAGCAAATAGGTAGACCTGCTTTAGATGCTGCAAGCGATATGCTTGCGGTATTACTCTCACTTCAAAAAACTGATTCAGGTAGTTTTCTGAGTTATTCAGGAGAAAAGTTGCCTTGGTAA